CAGTCTTTTACAATCACATCAGCGATCTCCGGGGGAGATTCGCCAAACCACATCTCCGTTCTACCTTGAACCCTGCCTAACCTTGCAAGCTCATGGCTGGCAGTATTCGCTTCTCTATTTATTTTTATTAGCCTACTATCTTTTTCCCTAAGTAATTCTCGAATCACATTGATACGAAACGCGTGAGCTGAAATATTTGGGGAGGACTGCTTGATCATTTGGATGGCCTCGGAGCAGTCAGATTCCACGCTGAAAGGCACCTGTGACCACTGCAGCGCTAGTTGCAGTCCGTCCTCGATCGCTTGTATCTCAGCCTCCGTTGCATCCTGGCACTGTTGTATTTTCCTGCACGCAGCAAAAATAACCACACCATTAGAGTCCCGCATTACCATACCAATACCTGCACGACCGTCAGTCGAAAACGCGCCATCCACATTCAGCTTTGCCTCGTTACTCTCTGGTGGCGACCACTTCTGGCGCACCTTCTTCTTTGTAGGTTCCATCTGGTGAACCTTCTTAAAGCTCTGTCGCTGGTCTATCACCATTTTTCCCTTTTTGATGTCAGCCTCTGGGAATTGCTTGATCAGCATGAGGGAATTGAGGTAGCTTACCAGGTACCTACGTGAGCCTTCGATGGTTGGGCATGGTTTGTCATGGGTGATCTCGTTGTGCGCATGCCATATTCGCCATAGCGTCATCAGCATCATCGCCCTCTGGTTCTCTGTGCTAGCATGCATGAGGTGTAATAGCCATCCATGCCCCTCTGGTTGTAAAGCCTCAATGTCTGGTAGATCCCAGACTTCCGCCATAGCCCTCCATAGCGCATGTGCATGTGGGCACCGTAAAAAGGCATGTACGGAATCCTCGTCTTCCCGTCCACAAATTTGGCACAATCCGGTCACTGTCATACGCCGGCGCTTCATGTTTTCCTGAGTCGCGATGGCATTGCGACAGATCTTCGATGCGAGCACTCTTACCTTGGGTGGAACCGGGCAGGTCCAGATCAACTTCCAACTTGGGCTGAAGCCATCCGGTCTTGAGCTCGTAGCCCCTCTATCCTGGTTCATCATGTCTCGGTGAAGTGCAAACTTGTAAGCGCTTCTTACAGTGAACATGCCATTCTTCTCTGGAAACCAAGCCACGAAATCCTCCTCATTCCTTTTTGATGGTTTGATTTGAATGATATCCTGTACATCTTCCTGGGAAAAATACTGCTCCAGGCGTTGCGTGTTCCAAGACCCATCTGGCTGTAAGAAATCTGCAACCCACCTGTACCTGCATCTACCTTGTGGTGATCGTGGTTTATGGTTTGGTCCCCTGGGTATCCATGGGTCTCGCCATGCGCGTATTTGTGCTCCATTGCCCACCCGCCATATGACACCCTGCTTGAGGAGTTCCAGGCCATACTCAATTGCATGCCACGTCGACGAGCCGTTACCTGAAAAAACCGTATCCAACAAGAAGCCGTTAGGGTAATACTTGGCCTTCAATATTTGCGCGCAAAGGGTGTCAGGGTACTGTAACAGCCTCCAGGCCTGCCTTGCTAGCAGCGCTTGATTGAATAGTCTCATGTCGCGGAAGCCCACACCTCCATAGTTTTTTGGTCGCAGCATTATGTCCCAAGATATCCAATGTGTCTTTCTTCGCCCATTTTCTGCTCCCCACCAGTATCTTCTAATCATTTTTGTTAGTTCGTCACATAGACTCAGGGGGAGCTTAAAAACGCTCATCACATAGACGGGTATAGCTTGGCCAATTGATTTGATTAAAACTTCTTTGGCAGCTTGCGATTTATGGTTGTCATCCCATTCCAGTAAGCACTTGGCCAATTTCGCCTGGAGACTTTCAAACTTGTCTCTACTCATTCTACCCTCCGGTGTCGGGAGGCCGAGATATTTTGACTCAAAGGTTTCTTGTTCCAAATGTAGCACTTCTTTGACTTCCACACGGCTTGCTGCTGGGCACCCATTACCAAACATAATAGAGCACTTCCCTGGATTGATGAGTTGTCCCGTGCTTGAGGCATAACAATCAAGTACCTCCTGGATTTTTTGTGCTTGTTCCCCCTGCGCTTTGAAGAAAAGTAAGCTATCATCGGCAAATAAGAGATGGGAGACACCCGGGGCATTACGGCAAACTTTAATAGGGTTGATGACATGTGTTTCAATGGCATGCTGCAGTAGTGTAGATAGACCATCCGCGATAAACAAAAATAGGAATGGCGAAAGAGGATCACCTTGTCGGAGGCCCCGAGAAGGAGAAAATGAATCCAGGAGGTTCCCATTAAATTTTACCTTGTAGCTCACCGAGGTGACACACGACATTATCCAGTCCACCCATCGATGAGAGAAACCCATCCTTTGCATCACTTTCTTCAGAAACTCCCAATCCACCCTATCATAAGCCTTGGATAGATCCAATTTATATGCACAGAAATCCTTATTTGCATTCGTATTGTGCTCTATGAAATGTAGGCATTCAAAGGCAACTAGAGCGTTATCCGTAATTAATCTTCCTGGAACGAAGGCACTCTGGTTGGGTGATACAATGTCTCCCAAAATAGGCCGCATTCGATTCACCATGCATTTTGCTATGACTTTGTAAACAACTGTACAGAGACTAATTGGTCGGAAATCTTTTAAAGTTTCGGGCTGGTCAATCTTCGGTATTAAAACAATTGCAGTCTCATTCACCCCCTCAGGCATGTGCCCTATAACAAAAAATAATTTTACCGCGTTAATTACTTCCTCCTTAATGGTGCCCCAATTCCTCTGGTAAAAGCGCGCAGGAAAGCCATCTACACCAGGTGCCTTCAGAGGGCCTATTTGAAACATGGCATCCCCAATTTCGTCATCAGTAAAATCCCTGCATAGGTCATCATTCATAGCATTAGTTACTTTTTGTTTTGTCATGGCAATTAGATTATCCGAGTTCAGCGACGGGTCGCGGGTAAAGAGTTCTTTAAAGTATGATGTGGCCATTCTCTCCATATCAGTTGGAACATCCTTCCAGACCCCGTCGATGTCCTTTAGCTTTTTAATTTTATTTTTCCTCGCTCGCCACACTGCCTTCTAGTGAAAGAATTTTGTATTCCGATTGCCTTCCTTTAGCCAGGTGATTCGCGAGCGTTGTAACCACAACATCTCTTCTTTGTATAACAGCTCATTCATATGGTCTGTAGCTTGTCGTATTTCGCGTTGATCCGCATTTTGAACCTTCAAGGTTTCCAGTCGCTTCCTTGCTTTGTCCAGCTCCCTCAATATATTCCCAAACCTGTTCTTGCTCCAAGATTGCAACGTGGCCATTACACGATCTAGTCCATGCATGATATCTCCAAGATCAGACTTTTGTCCCGCTTCTCCCCAGGCTGTAGCTACCCTCTCTGCAAGATCTGACTCCCGTTCCCATAAAATTTCATACTGCCGCTTAGCTTGTCTGCATGGTACACGCACCTCTTGCTCCATCTGGATGAGGATCGGACTATGATCTGATACAGGTGAGGTTAAGTGCAATACTCTGGTATCAGCAAAGTGATCTCTCCACGACGGGCACGCCACCGCCCTATCAAGCCGTACCTTGACGTTCGCTCTTCCCGTTCTCTTATTGTCATATGTGTATGGCACACCTGAAAAGCCAAGATCGGTTAGATTGCAATCGTATAAAACCTCACGGAAGGCGTCCATTTGGCTAACCGGCCGGGGTGAGCAAGATAAATGTTCTTCCTGCCAGAGGGCCTCATTAAAATCACCCACTACTAGCCACGGAAGGTTTGATAAGTTTTTTAGATGTCGAAGTTTATCCCACATGGCGTGACGATCTTCTACTCGTGGTTCCCCATAAACACAAGTGAGGCGCCATTGGGGCGCATTTATAGACTCCCGCACATACGCATCAATATATCTTTCATTAATATCTTGGACTTCTACAATTATTTGATCATGCCAAAATAAAGCTAAACCTCCACTTAAGCCATCACTACTAAAGCCAGCAAAACCTTTTAAGCCTAACCTATGGCGCAAACGGCGCATTTTATTCTTATTCTGCCTAGTTTCACAAAGAAAAACTAACTTAGGACTCCAAATTTGGGAAAGTGTGGCTAATTCTCGAACTGTCGGGGCGTTCCCTGCACCCCGACAGTTGAAAGAGAGCGCATTCATTGCTCCTGACGAGCCCAAACATTGGGTCTCGTCAGGTTTGCCTTCTGCGCTGGGTCAGAGGCAGACTTCCTCCTTGTTCTGGCCGCGATGCCGTCCGTCGCCGTGTCCTTCTGGTTCCCTTGTGTATCAGCTGTCTCGCCCTTCTTCCTTCGCTTCTGCTTGGCGCCAGTAGGTACGTTGAGCGTCAGTGCAAGGGAGAGGTCAAGCTTCTGCCCCTGCAACTCCTTCTCCTCCGCAGTACGTTTTCCCAAGCCCGAATCAGCTGCTGGCATCGACACATCCGAGTCGCTCTTCTGGGATAGACCAGTTTGAGACAGACCCTTGAGGGCAGGGATCATATCGCTTGAGTGTGGTGTTGCATCCCTGTCCTGGCTTCCCCCCGAGTGCGCCCTCATGGACTGCAGTAGCTGCGCAGCTCCAGGCGCTAGTTCCATCTGGCCAGCTTTACTCCCTCCTCCTTGCACGAAACACGACATGCCTGGCATATTGTTGCTATCACGTGCAAGTTGGTTACCATGTTCACCATCCAGTACTGGATTCAGTTTGAGGTTCAGGTTATCCACAGTACGTGCAAGCGCCGCCTCTATGCCACCCTCTGTTCTGCATTCTTGCTCCTCAAAACCATCATGGGCGTCTACTGCAGATGGAATGTCAGCTGGCGGGGGCGTTGTTGGAGTAGCACCATTGCGCGATCTCGCTGCATATCATAGTTGAGCGAGGCCAGTCCACGAGCCCTTCGCTCACACTGATCCTCATTATGGCCAATTATTCCACAGTGAAAGCAAAAAAAGGGAACACGTTCATATCGCATCGGATAAATCCTCGGTGCTTGGCCTGAGACTGCGGCTTTAAACCGTGCCAACAGGTTTTGCTTCAATGGCCAGGCAATGCGGACACGCAGGTAATCCTCAAGCTCCATTCCAGTTCTATCCACATCCACCTCTAGAGCTTTCCCCAGTTTTGATCCAATTAACTTACCATAGGCATCTGTTTGCTTATTCCAAGGAACATCATAAAAACGAACCCACATACTGATAGTGTTCATAACAGTTTCAGATGGCTGTGCATTGTTGACAAAAGGTGCAATCAGACAAGCAGTACCTTGATGAATCCAGGGGCCACCTTCAGCTACAAATTTGTAATCTCCTTCCGAGGTGAAAGTAATGATGAAGAAATTGTCTTTCAGAGGTTTGAACACCATCTTTTTACGGATGCGCCATACATCCGAGAAGTGATTGTGGATCAGGGTATAATTGGCAGCCTTGATCGAATAGTACCGAGCTAGTAATCGCCATACCGTGGGTGTAGTCGATGGAGTCtcctgctcctcttcctcctccatacaGAACTCATCCTCCAAGTCCACCTCGCCAGTCAACCCCGCCTCTGGTCCAGCATTCAGTTCTTCCATCGCCGCTCCAtcccagttcccctcccggccttCGATCTGATCCTGCCCTGTAGTCACAATCTGCTGATCCAGCCGTGCCACCACAGGATCAACACCAGCCAGCAGCTTCGGGCGGGTAGGATCCTCACCGGATCCCCCTTTTTCGCCCCCACCGCCGGCCAGCATCGTTCCTTGAGTCGGCGTCGACATTGAAGCAGCACCTGGGTCGTATGTTCTCGTCGGTTCCACAAAGGTCTTGATTAGGTTTGAGACACGGCCGCCTCTGGGCGGCTTTTTATCTCCAAATTCCCCGATCCAATCTGGTATCTTCCCGTGGATGGCATGGATTCTATCTCCTCCCGTGAGAGTAGTAAACGATTTGGACTCCTTTTGATCTTCGTAGGTACCCAGACTTCCCAATTCCGTAGCGCTCCCGTCCATGGCTCGGTGGCGGCGCGCGATCGCCTCGGCGTCGCCTCCCGCACCCCTAACCCTAGACGTAGCGAAGACTTTGCGTGCTAGATACAACGCCTTCTTGACGAAGGTGTTCATTGGCTGGTCCAGCACGTACTTGAAGTTGCTGTAGTCATTTTAGCACATGCCAAACTGGATCATGAGCTTCTTGTTTATGATTCACCCCTACTCTAAACCACTCTTATAATTCTGGATAGTAGTATATTTAATGAAGTGAAACAGACGCTCTTTAATGTGTGCTTCATGGAACATAGGCTGAGGaagttaaatgaagtgaaacagacGCTTTTTAATGTGTGCTTCATATAAACATGTCAGGTTACAATCTGCAAAATCACATTACGAACATGGAAAGGCATGTACCCATCATCTAATCATCATAAATTCATGCAATTACATTGCGTGATGATCTGCCTTTTGCATTGTTGTATGAAGGTGACTGAACTATATGCATCATCGATCAGGTTCCTCATCGCCCCCGTGGTTAATTCCACAAAAGGTTTGCCAATATTCATTAATTAACGAGAAGAGTCATAACAATAGTTTAAACAAAAAGGCATATACGGCAAACAGAacttggctctggtggttaggtcccttgtggtggaaccatCCCACCCAGGTCCAAGTCCTAGACTtgacatgggtgtttgcattaacctggatttattccaggatttaaccggcgctatgctttcagtggtaggtgacgtgcccgtcaacagcaaggcgtcagtggtgacttcgtcaacctcaagatatgctggctcagtccctcggaggtgctcataggggtagggtgtgcgtgtgtgcgttcatagggtgtttgtacgtgcgtgtttgtgagcgtctgcgttgtactgtgttctaaaAAAAAGGCATATACGGATTACTCTCCCATCATTACAAAACTTAAATGCTTCGCCCCGCGGCGACCCAAAGCTTAGCCTCACTTTTAGTGATCTCGAGGAGAATAATTGGTAGTGCGATTTTGTTGTTGAAGATCCTTGCGTTTCGCTCTTTCCAAATAGTCCAACTCACAAGCATGATAAGGGAAGCCATAATTTTCCGGTTAAGAGTTATTATATCAACAAGCGAAGAAACATGTATTCATTATGTCAGTCAGGTTACAAGCTAGAGGGTCACACATACTGATATGCACATCATGATGAGTTAAGAATAGGCTTATCCACAGGCCTAGCTAAAGTTCGCTAAGACTGAACATAGAACTATGGTCTGGATTGGGTCAGGGCCGGGCATTGTGGTGGTGGATGCTGACCAAGAACGCAATATGTAAACCTCTCTGTTCAATAAGTACAACCCTTTTACCTGCAAAAGAATGTTCAGTTAAGATACCTTgacattttaaaattttaaattaaAAACTGTGAATGTAGTGCATATGCTGTAACATTTGAATCCACAATATATTTTTTTCTCGAAATGGGGAGCCCTACATACCAAAAGGAAGCTAATTAGTGAAAAGTATTGAAGTTTAGAGCGTTTAACACTTGACTCTCTTTTGTTGCCATCCACAAGTAGTCATATCATGTAGTTTGAAGCCCAACTTTATTATGTTAATAAGAAAAACACGTATCCAACTAGGTCAAAGCATTCGAGGGACGTTTAAAAATATGATCAAGTACACACGCATATATTAATAGGTTTGAAAGGCATCATTGGTGTTAGATTCTGTCTAGCGGAGAATAATTAATCATACAAGTTTATCTGCTCATTGTGACGTACGCTGGCGGAAAATGCTGTCTGCCCAACTAACCTTCCATGTGTTCTTCACCACGAGAGTGGTGTTAGGATGCAAGTCTCCATCCGTATGAAGTAAGAGAATCTCCTAAATGGAGACATGCACAAAGAAGAAAGTTGTCAACGGGTGAATTTATAATTCAAAAAATTGTTGGGGAATTGTATAATTAATTAATTTGCCACAGAAAGAAGAATGCCGATCGAGACTCCTCATGACCTAAGAGGGGAAGCAGAGGTGAAGTCTTCTGAAATAGGGTTCGAATCCCCCATACTAGTCGCTCGAGCTACTCTTGAGTACTCCCTCTGGCCTAAAATATGTTGCATACAAATTTTAGTCTAAGTCAAACATTATGAAGTTCAACCATGTATATTGATAAAAAAACATGAGCATATACGATGCCAAATAATATTACTAGAATTATTGTGAAATATACCTTACAATATATGCATGTGGTATCATAGATTCATATATTTTCGTCTTATTTTCTATATTCTTGGTTAAGCATTGCAAAGCTTGACTTGCGCGACAAATAATGCATTATGGGCAGGATGGGAATAAGTATATCAATACATGGTTAGTTAAGTTGTCGGACGACTAGACACTTACAACTTACGAGCTCgttgctaagagcatctccaacagccgCGCTAAATCTTGGCGCTGTAAAAGCGTTTTGTAGCGCGCTCTATCCATGTTTTGCGCGTAAGGACATATTCACCTCCAGCAGAAGCTCTATCTAGCGCTGCATATTGAAGCTGTAAAAATCTGTAGTTGTTTCTGCGCGCGATGTTATACCGCGCGCTCTTTCCGGCACGGTAGATATAGCGCACGATATAGCGCTTTTGCCCCAAGCTGTATTTTACAGCGCCGGATAGAGCGCATGTTGAAGCATTATTTTGCACCCGCGTACTAAACCAGCCACTTTTTGAAATACATCACTGGATAgaagcgcctgttggagatgctctaaatggaTGCACCTAGCTCTCGATTGACCGAGAACTTTCTTAATTCCCGGTCGATGATGTCCGCATGACAAAGTATCCTCGCCACTCGTTCCATCTCTGCAATGATTCATCGCGCCACGCGCTAGACAGGACCCAATCCCCTCGCTAGCCCTCAGTTTTCTCACACATGGGTTCTGATTAGAAAGCCCGACATCAAAGCTAGAAAATAAATAACTACAATCCACGGTACAGATTAACATGTGTAAAAATCAAATAAAAAAGAGGATATAAATAAATTTCAGAAATTGCACACAAGCACGTAATTACATGTAGATCCGCAATTTGCACGCATATACACAATTACACGCATATGCGCAATTGCATATGAAAAAAATTGtcatcgtggcgaacgagcagatgccatgggatggcttaagttggggccgaatgggcgctagaggattcgggggagggtttgcgactaggtgggacgaacttccggatgctttcctcaagaacacaaccaaaggccggtatgcaagaagagagacaagaggaagaactctgatcgctaacttcattgatctcaacatggttacaggttcttggatacaaggtctatcgtctaatctcctctatctgcacgcgcccgtaagaggctatgccccctctccttatataggggagagggtggcttacagagcaagaaaccctaatggcatctttgactagacaaactactttacaaagctactttaatcatggatgacgccggggtcttctttaatcagggacgctgacgtcctccggcttctttcagcgtcacccctctctttggcgccagggctccgattaaagtcactttgcttcgctcatccttgtcttctagctctgaagagaatctttgaccagtcttgccgacaggcccttctttccggtatcttctttatccggttccggtatacccctcttagggataccggcttagcttcacttagccaaattcttatctttgtgctctggtaagaatattaaaccggtatcttgatggctcaaaccatccggtttggcatgcctttggcataccgggggtcatccccccaacattagtccccgaagctggtatagtctgtcggattctatcctacagaccatgccaggttcttattttataggataccggtttaatcattcCGGCGcttagcttggatccggcatctttgcccggacttacGCTTTCTCTCTCTTTGCAAGGTGTTCCCCGGCATCTTTTTTCTCCGGTATCTTTCGCATTTAttctctcctcggcgaagtcgagaatttctcgggccccgcgcctgtcagtgacatgcgcactgttaactggcgcgccagtgtcaaatgtcacttcgcttcgactcccgcacgTGTATTAAATGCTCCTCAGCGGATCCCACTCGCCGCTTCAGATCCGTGTGCGCTTCCGtgtgtctttttattttttcgcgtgtaccATCGTGCCATGTGGCGGCCCGtggcgcgaaccgtcgcggcccgcggtgcgaaccgccgcggcccagcggttttcggcccatctcctctcttctttaGAAGGTGGAAccgtcgcctcttcttcctcttctcgcattccccactcTTCGCGCACAGTGTTCCTCGCTCTCCGCGCCTCCGCCGTTCTCCGTTCGCCGCCGTTCGCTCGAGCTCtatcgcccggcgaactcacgccgcttctccgccggacctcgccgtgcggaaatcCTTCGCAGCGCCTCCGTTGCGACCGCTGCATTCTCGCTCTTTCGCGCCCTTCATcgcttcgccgtcgacggtgctcgccggcggcCGCAGGCCCGCTGCTTCGCCGTTGAACTTCTTCCCCAGTGACCGCTCCGCCTCAGGTTAGTTTcaatctcactttgcttgccctttgcttgttttctagatcttgggtcgatagtgTTTTTATTTCCTCTTTtcctttgattttcttcttattcgtagatcttcgcgcgggggcaaactgtgggatttctgtttttctacCTCTAACCCAATGTCTAGCGAGAAATCTTCCTCTGCTTCCTCTTCTGCTTCCTCTTCCGGTAGCCGGCGTAGGCAACACTCCGATAGATCAACCGATTCTGATCCGATGGATACCAATTCCGGCAGCCAGCAAGAATCCGGCAGccaccaagaatccggtagctctagccaagcttccggcgtgAATCCTTCCCccgtcactcgtggagcctggatgggatcCAACGTCACTAAATACGAgattgactggctttaccggtcacgaaggattccggaaggggtaacctgccggcttcctggcgacgagatcgaaccggtgcttgagcccggtgaacacgttgttttcctcgctcactttgagcgcggcttcggccttccggcTTCGCCGTTTTTCcggaagttcttagatttctatgaacttcaacctcatcacctccctggcaacgccatcttttatctttcctgctttgccaccttcatggaggcttacattggcattcgtcccactcacgagacatttgcccgcttctttgctctgcggatcaattccgtgcagggcaaggaaattcctaagcccaaaccgcccGTGCAGTGTGGgtcctgcatcgtcggctcccgccaagggagcactttcttcaaattcaccggcctcgaatcctgccgcgcctggcaagggaccttcttctacgtgaagaacaacggccccgcgaacctcatcgacctgccgcccttcaacgcggcgcctcccagcagagccaattggagctacaatCCGAAAACGGACCAcgtcgaaaccaaccgggtggtacgcttcatggcgaacctcatgaaggagaccaacatctgctcggatgatattatccgcacttttatctcgcgccgggtgcttcctctcaagcgccggcagcataggatgagcgagatgtatggtcctggagatcccaccaagatcaccggccttcccctctccaagaaggacgtcgtctgcaaggctaggcagatctgccagactgccatgtcggttgactgggaatggggcctccttcctctcagcactactaaccctccgacccaagaagtaagagattacgcaattcgggtcggtttaccggtactttttgctcttgttaaccttcttttttcttgtttcaggccaaggaccgcttccccaccaTTCTCGTAGAGCGGCGAGGGATTTGCGTGAAGCGTGCGCTTGATTCCGTCGACCCAGATCCTTACAtccgttggaaggatctgaagatgggcaagacccaagCCTCGCGCCTTGGCCGATCTccgccgaaaccaaccggatcCTCCGATGATCTGACCTTGATCGAGGtacctttcttttccggtttcttttaCTTCTTTCATTATTGTTCTTTTGCGGATCTTTTCTCAGCTATCTTGAACtcgtagatccacgagcacgtgcCGCCCTTGCAAGCCGAGGCTGgtcatgagtttgtggacaagctcatggcccagggtcagaagaacaaggcgccggcgtctgatgccggttccagccaggcccctccctctaagcgcttccggacggagcctctgggggagaaggaagtgggcatgcggcgctacaagcgcaagcagatgccgaccgccACTGGGTAAGCTTCTTCCTTTTCTCTTTTCTTGTTTCTTCTTACCAAGTTCTTTTGCCGGTCGCTTTTTCtaactcttttctttttctcttgtttagcCCTACGctgaagcttggctcaaggccagcgggctctgagggttccgcgaggacctcaacccctcctcctcactcaagcccggtaccttctggtgccggcaacatttctgtctcccctctggggggcactacaagttcggggcgtgcggcccctacaccgccagaacaccgcacggaggaggacttcttctcccctccagagacccaagataccggcgccagcaacatcggcgccgaggaagaagctgccgggcgggcggaacctttggttcctcccgtcctcgaaaacaagaaaacttccgcgccgggaacttccgcgccggaaggttccAACCGGGGTgatgcgcctagcgctcccccttctccacgaaccgcTCCAACACCACCGCCGGATGCTCCTCACATCAAGCCCTCCGGGGCTGCTCCAACtacgccgccgcccaagatctccaagcttatcaaggggaaggcgacggcctccaacgccccCTCTGACGGTCAGTAGcctctggtgctgcacgtctccaag
This region of Lolium perenne isolate Kyuss_39 chromosome 2, Kyuss_2.0, whole genome shotgun sequence genomic DNA includes:
- the LOC139835731 gene encoding uncharacterized protein, translated to MAEVWDLPDIEALQPEGHGWLLHLMHASTENQRAMMLMTLWRIWHAHNEITHDKPCPTIEGSRRYLVSYLNSLMLIKQFPEADIKKGKMVIDQRQSFKKVHQMEPTKKKVRQKWSPPESNEAKLNVDGAFSTDGRAGIGMVMRDSNGVVIFAACRKIQQCQDATEAEIQAIEDGLQLALQWSQVPFSVESDCSEAIQMIKQSSPNISAHAFRINVIRELLREKDSRLIKINREANTASHELARLGRVQGRTEMWFGESPPEIADVIVKDCNSVFG